One window of Apium graveolens cultivar Ventura unplaced genomic scaffold, ASM990537v1 ctg2072, whole genome shotgun sequence genomic DNA carries:
- the LOC141700303 gene encoding secreted RxLR effector protein 161-like, whose translation MERPTVTHLTAAKRILRYVKGTLNFGLIYTKGQGNYLLSGFSDSDLAGNVDDRKSTGGVAFNLDESFITWISQKQRCVALSSCEAEFMAATAATCHGIWMQRHSQKDVICCEV comes from the coding sequence ATGGAGCGTCCAACAGTGACACACCTCACTGCAGCGAAGAGGATTTTACGGTATGTAAAGGGAACTTTAAACTTTGGCTTGATATATACTAAGGGTCAAGGTAACTACCTACTATCAGGCTTTTCCGATAGTGACTTGGCTGGTAATGTGGATGATCGGAAGAGCACCGGAGGAGTGGCATTTAATTTGGATGAGAGTTTTATTACTTGGATTTCTCAGAAGCAACGCTGTGTCGCTCTGTCATCTTGTGAGGCGGAATTTATGGCCGCAACAGCTGCAACATGCCATGGAATATGGATGCAGAGACATTCTCAGAAAGATGTTATCTGCTGTGAAGTTTAA
- the LOC141700304 gene encoding uncharacterized protein LOC141700304, with translation MAQRWYSHLPPNSIGSIKDLSQAFIKQFISGRVHEKSSASLMGIIQGVKESLREYPIRFIKKDLKVPDLDDKVAMTALQQGTRDEFFKMSLAKFPPESMLQLQDRAAKYIKMEESMKKTAVNNEPTTNKKRKTDQKYDTKDKYPQISKSSDSSSFKKNQQPRFAGGKFGHFTKGEEAGGQKRDNDRKHDDRRGNDRDRNPQPRGLVINIILGGPTAAGTTRNSRKANAREDDPLVITPIIRNCPVMRALMDNGASIDILFHDTFIRMGYNDSQLTPYDAPIYGFNHGECKVEGAI, from the exons atggctcaaaggtggtatagtcatCTGCCTCCGAACTCTATTGGATCCATTAAGGACTTGAGCCAAGCTTTTATCAAGCAATTCATAAGTGGCAGAGTGCACGAGAAGAGTTCAGCCTCTCTCATGGGCATAATCCAAGGAGTAAAGGAGTCCTTGAGAGAGTATCCGATTCGGTTTATAAAGAAGGATTTGAAGGTCcctgatcttgatgataaggtagctatgacAGCCCTACAGCAAGGGACTAGAgatgagttctttaagatgtccctgGCTAAATTCCCTCCCGAGAGTATGCTGCAGCTCCAGGATAGAGCCGCAAAGTATATCAAGATGGAGGAGAGTATGAAGAAGACAGCTGTGAATAACGAACCTACTACAAACAAGAAGAGGAAGACGGATCAGAAGTATGACACTAAGGACAAGTACCCACAAATTAGCAAAAGCTCTGACTCCTCCTCTTTTAAGAAGAATCAGCAACCAAGGTTTGCTGG GGGAAAGTTTGGACAtttcaccaagggtgaagaggccggaggccaaaagagagataatgatcgAAAACATGACGATCGGAGGGGTAACGACAGAGATCGCAACCCACAGCCCCGAGGGCTGGTAATCAATATAATCTTAGGGGGTCCAACTGCAGCTGGCACTACAAGGAACTCCCGAAAAGCAAATGCAAGAGAA gATGATCCTCTGGTTATCACTCCGATAATTAGAAATTGTCCTGTTATGAGGGCCCTAATGGACAATGGAGCTTCTATTGACATTCTGTTCCATGATACATTCATAAGGATGGGCTATAATGACTCTCAACTAACTCCATATGACGCACCCATCTATGGGTTTAACCATGGGGAATGTAAAGTCGAGGGAGCAATATAA